One Desulfonatronovibrio hydrogenovorans DSM 9292 DNA segment encodes these proteins:
- a CDS encoding HD domain-containing protein yields MNTMNIERLAHFLHEVGMLKRTPRSGYQFLGTGQENVAEHSFRTAVIGYVLAGLAGADQARTVFMCLFHDLHESRVGDMNYVNRMYNSTDDRQALSDALQGTGLEKEVLGLFDDLEEVESLEAALAQDADQLDLILNLKEQQDLGNKYASKWLECAKERLRTSQGRDLGDKILEADHTDWWFNGPDKSWWVRRNGKE; encoded by the coding sequence ATGAATACCATGAATATCGAACGCTTAGCCCATTTTCTGCATGAGGTGGGCATGCTCAAAAGAACACCCAGGAGCGGATATCAGTTTTTGGGAACAGGCCAGGAAAATGTTGCAGAGCATTCATTCCGGACTGCTGTTATCGGGTACGTACTGGCCGGGCTGGCTGGGGCGGATCAGGCCAGAACGGTCTTTATGTGTCTTTTTCATGACCTGCATGAATCAAGGGTGGGGGACATGAATTATGTCAATCGGATGTACAACAGCACCGATGACCGCCAAGCTCTGTCTGATGCCCTGCAGGGAACCGGCCTGGAGAAAGAGGTGCTGGGTCTTTTTGATGACCTGGAAGAAGTGGAAAGTCTGGAAGCAGCCCTGGCCCAGGATGCGGATCAGCTGGATCTGATCCTGAACCTCAAGGAGCAGCAGGATCTGGGCAATAAGTACGCCAGCAAGTGGCTGGAATGCGCCAAGGAACGCTTGCGAACCAGCCAGGGCCGTGATCTGGGAGATAAAATCCTTGAGGCCGACCATACGGACTGGTGGTTCAATGGTCCGGATAAGTCATGGTGGGTCAGAAGAAACGGGAAAGAATAA
- the smpB gene encoding SsrA-binding protein SmpB — protein sequence MAKPSVQGIKIIAQNKKVRRFYEIMETIEAGISLTGSEVKSLRAGQVSFKDGYVKFEKGEAFLVDVHVAPYENAGYAQHNPERIRKLLLHKREIARLMGKVEQKGLTVVPLKMYFKKGMVKVELALARGLKLFDQREELKRRAVKRDMDREMARHK from the coding sequence ATGGCTAAACCCAGTGTCCAGGGTATAAAGATAATCGCCCAGAACAAAAAGGTCCGAAGATTTTACGAAATCATGGAGACCATTGAAGCCGGGATCTCCCTGACCGGTTCAGAGGTGAAGTCCCTTCGAGCCGGACAGGTGAGCTTTAAGGACGGGTACGTCAAATTTGAAAAGGGTGAGGCGTTTTTGGTGGACGTTCATGTGGCCCCCTATGAAAATGCAGGCTATGCCCAGCATAATCCGGAAAGAATCCGTAAACTTCTGCTCCATAAAAGGGAGATTGCCAGACTGATGGGCAAGGTTGAGCAAAAAGGGCTGACTGTTGTTCCCCTGAAAATGTACTTTAAAAAAGGCATGGTCAAGGTGGAACTGGCCCTGGCCAGGGGGCTCAAGCTGTTTGACCAGAGGGAGGAACTCAAGAGGAGAGCGGTTAAACGGGACATGGACCGGGAAATGGCCAGGCATAAATAG